The following are from one region of the Bradyrhizobium sediminis genome:
- a CDS encoding LabA-like NYN domain-containing protein, which produces MSPASNKIALFIDGANLYATAKTLGFDIDYKRLLKEFQSRGTLLRAFYYTAIIEDQEYSSIRPLIDWLDYNGYTVVTKATKEFIDASGRRKVKGNMDIELAVDAMELAEHVDQIVLFSGDGDFRSLVEAVQRRGVRVTVISTISSQPPMIADELRRQADVFTDLVELQSKLGRDPSERPAPREPRHHAPQFLQRATTMAPRGDDEDFDD; this is translated from the coding sequence ATGTCACCTGCTTCCAACAAGATCGCGCTCTTCATCGATGGCGCCAACCTCTACGCAACCGCCAAGACGCTCGGCTTCGACATCGATTACAAGCGCCTTCTCAAGGAATTCCAGAGCCGCGGTACGCTGCTACGCGCATTCTACTACACCGCGATCATCGAGGATCAGGAGTATTCATCGATCCGTCCCCTGATCGACTGGCTCGATTACAACGGCTACACGGTGGTCACCAAGGCGACCAAGGAATTCATCGACGCCAGCGGCCGCCGCAAGGTCAAGGGCAACATGGATATCGAGCTCGCGGTCGATGCGATGGAACTCGCCGAGCATGTCGACCAGATCGTGCTGTTTTCCGGCGACGGCGATTTCCGCTCGCTGGTCGAGGCGGTGCAACGGCGCGGCGTCCGCGTCACCGTGATCTCGACGATTTCGAGCCAGCCGCCGATGATTGCCGACGAGCTGCGCCGCCAGGCCGACGTCTTCACCGACCTGGTGGAGCTGCAATCCAAGCTCGGCCGCGATCCCTCCGAACGCCCGGCTCCGCGCGAGCCGCGCCATCACGCGCCGCAATTCCTGCAGCGCGCGACCACCATGGCGCCGAGAGGCGATGACGAAGATTTCGACGATTAA
- a CDS encoding peroxiredoxin, protein MNQKNLLEVDWSEIPAPTDDGAAAHLVGMTIPPLRLIATDDTSVTLSALPGRTVVFAYPRTGEPGKISLVDDWDMIPGARGCTPQTCSFRDLFAELKAAGAKHVFGLSTQSNVYQTEMASRLHLPFAVLSDEKLELTRALNLPTMQVAGLTLIKRLALIVDDARISHVFYPVFPPDRNAGDVLAWLKQHPARS, encoded by the coding sequence ATGAATCAGAAGAACCTGCTCGAAGTCGACTGGAGCGAGATTCCGGCGCCAACCGACGACGGCGCCGCGGCGCATCTGGTGGGCATGACGATTCCGCCGCTCCGCCTGATCGCGACCGACGATACCTCGGTGACGCTGTCGGCGTTGCCCGGGCGCACCGTGGTGTTCGCCTATCCCAGGACCGGCGAGCCCGGCAAGATCAGCCTGGTCGACGACTGGGACATGATCCCGGGCGCCCGCGGCTGCACGCCGCAAACCTGCTCGTTTCGCGACCTGTTCGCGGAGCTGAAGGCGGCCGGCGCCAAACATGTGTTCGGCCTGTCGACGCAGAGCAACGTCTATCAGACTGAGATGGCCTCCAGGCTGCATCTGCCGTTCGCGGTGTTGTCGGACGAGAAGCTCGAGCTGACGCGGGCGCTGAACCTGCCGACCATGCAGGTCGCGGGCCTCACCCTGATCAAGCGGCTGGCTCTGATCGTCGACGACGCGCGCATCAGTCACGTGTTCTATCCGGTGTTTCCGCCCGATCGGAATGCCGGCGATGTGCTGGCGTGGCTGAAGCAACACCCGGCAAGGTCCTAG
- the acpS gene encoding holo-ACP synthase, protein MIIGIGSDLIDIRRVAKVIERHGDRFLDRIFTEAERARAGRRAKSEKMVLATYAKRFAAKEACSKALGTGIRRGVWWRDMGVVNLPGGRPTMQLTGGALARLEALTPEGLEARIDLSITDDWPLAQAFVIISAVNPGKA, encoded by the coding sequence ATGATCATCGGCATCGGCTCCGACCTGATCGATATCCGCCGGGTGGCGAAAGTCATCGAGCGCCACGGCGACCGTTTTCTCGACCGCATTTTCACCGAGGCCGAGCGCGCCAGGGCCGGCCGCCGCGCCAAGAGCGAAAAGATGGTGCTAGCGACCTATGCCAAGCGGTTTGCCGCCAAGGAGGCCTGTTCCAAGGCACTGGGCACCGGCATCCGGCGGGGTGTCTGGTGGCGCGATATGGGGGTGGTGAACCTGCCGGGGGGGCGGCCGACCATGCAACTGACCGGCGGGGCGCTGGCCCGGCTCGAGGCGCTGACGCCCGAGGGCCTTGAGGCCCGGATCGACCTCTCGATCACCGATGACTGGCCGCTCGCGCAGGCCTTCGTCATAATTTCGGCGGTCAATCCGGGCAAAGCCTGA
- a CDS encoding RelA/SpoT family protein, whose product MAYWRRNPRQMQAATESVAVAPSSPVPAPAKPAKSPRSGMMRQYDLVERVRSYNPDTNEDLLNRAYVYAMKAHGTQTRASGDPYFSHPLEVAAILTDLKLDDATIVAALLHDTIEDTEATRAEIDHIFGHEIGALVEGLTKLKRLELVSREAKQAENLRKLLLAIADDVRVLLIKLADRLHNMRTLEFVPPTSRRRIAEETLDIYAPLAGRMGMQEMREELEDLSFRMLDPEAYAVVTQRLDSLEERNRNLIGEIESQLTKNLQNNGMAAHVYGRRKRPFSIWTKMERKSVGFEQLSDIFGFRVVLDSVEACYRALGVVHTTWPVVPGRFKDYISTPKQNDYRSIHTTVIGPGNQRVELQIRTEEMDQIAELGIAAHAFYKDGVGSPTELLKRESNAFAWLRHTIQILSDSANPEEFLEHTKLELFHDQVFCFTPKGKLIALPRHANVIDFAYAVHTDVGNSAVGCKINGKFAPLSSELQNGDEVEVLTSEAQAAPPSAWESLAVTGKARAAIRRATRTAVRDQYAGLGRRIVERLFARAKIDYADDKLKGALPRLARASIDDVMASVGRGEMKASDVARAMYPDYKEERIGRFGAKRSLAVKLKLKSPPDPARSPSAIPIRGINSDLPVKFAPNGGAVPGDRIVGIVTPGEGITIYPIQSPALKDFEEEPERWLDVRWDVDETTPQRFPARIRVDNVNEPGSLAQVATVIAEHDGNIDNISMSRRSPDFTELTIDLEVYDLKHLSAIIAQLRAKAVVARVDRVNG is encoded by the coding sequence ATGGCGTATTGGCGCCGCAATCCACGGCAGATGCAGGCTGCGACCGAATCGGTCGCCGTGGCGCCGTCCTCGCCTGTTCCGGCGCCCGCCAAGCCCGCCAAATCGCCGCGCTCCGGCATGATGCGGCAATACGATCTGGTCGAGCGCGTCAGGTCGTACAATCCGGACACCAACGAAGACCTGCTCAACCGCGCCTATGTCTACGCCATGAAGGCGCATGGCACGCAAACCCGCGCCTCCGGCGATCCCTATTTCTCGCATCCGCTTGAGGTCGCGGCGATCCTCACCGATCTCAAGCTCGATGACGCCACCATCGTGGCGGCGCTGCTGCACGACACCATCGAGGATACCGAGGCCACCCGCGCCGAAATCGATCATATCTTCGGACACGAGATCGGCGCCCTGGTCGAGGGGCTCACCAAGCTGAAGCGGCTTGAACTGGTGTCGCGCGAGGCCAAGCAGGCCGAGAACCTGCGCAAGCTGTTGCTGGCGATCGCCGATGACGTACGCGTTCTCCTGATCAAGCTCGCCGACCGCCTGCACAACATGCGCACGCTGGAATTCGTGCCGCCCACCTCGCGCCGCCGCATCGCCGAGGAGACGCTCGACATCTATGCGCCGCTGGCCGGCCGCATGGGCATGCAGGAGATGCGGGAGGAGCTCGAAGACCTTTCGTTCCGCATGCTCGATCCGGAAGCCTATGCCGTGGTGACGCAGCGGCTGGACTCGCTGGAGGAGCGCAACCGCAACCTGATCGGCGAAATCGAAAGCCAGCTCACCAAGAACCTGCAGAACAACGGCATGGCGGCGCACGTCTACGGCCGGCGCAAGCGGCCGTTTTCGATCTGGACCAAGATGGAGCGCAAGTCGGTCGGCTTCGAGCAATTGTCCGACATCTTCGGGTTCCGCGTCGTGCTCGACAGCGTCGAGGCCTGCTACCGCGCGCTCGGCGTGGTGCACACCACCTGGCCGGTGGTGCCTGGCCGCTTCAAGGACTACATCTCGACACCGAAGCAGAACGACTACCGCTCGATCCACACCACCGTGATCGGTCCCGGCAACCAGCGCGTCGAACTGCAGATCCGCACCGAGGAGATGGACCAGATCGCGGAACTCGGCATCGCCGCACATGCCTTCTACAAGGATGGCGTCGGCTCGCCGACCGAACTCCTGAAGCGCGAATCCAACGCCTTCGCCTGGTTGCGTCACACCATCCAGATATTGTCCGACAGCGCCAACCCGGAAGAGTTCCTCGAGCATACCAAGCTCGAGCTGTTTCACGACCAGGTGTTCTGCTTTACGCCCAAGGGCAAGCTGATCGCGCTGCCGCGTCATGCCAATGTGATCGACTTCGCCTATGCGGTGCATACCGACGTCGGCAACAGCGCGGTGGGCTGCAAGATCAACGGCAAGTTCGCGCCGCTGTCGTCCGAGCTGCAGAACGGCGACGAGGTCGAGGTGCTGACCTCGGAAGCTCAGGCAGCACCGCCGTCGGCCTGGGAATCGCTCGCGGTCACCGGCAAGGCGCGGGCCGCGATCCGGCGCGCCACTCGTACCGCGGTGCGCGATCAGTATGCCGGCCTCGGCCGCCGCATCGTCGAACGATTGTTCGCGCGCGCCAAGATCGACTACGCCGACGACAAGCTCAAGGGCGCGCTGCCGCGGCTGGCGCGGGCCTCGATCGACGATGTAATGGCGTCGGTCGGACGCGGCGAGATGAAAGCCTCCGACGTCGCGCGCGCGATGTATCCCGACTACAAGGAAGAACGCATCGGGCGGTTCGGCGCCAAGAGGAGTCTTGCGGTCAAGCTGAAGCTGAAGTCGCCGCCGGACCCGGCGCGCAGCCCGTCCGCCATTCCGATCCGCGGCATCAATTCCGATCTGCCGGTGAAGTTCGCGCCGAACGGCGGCGCGGTGCCGGGCGACCGCATCGTCGGGATCGTGACGCCGGGGGAGGGCATCACGATTTACCCGATCCAGTCGCCGGCGCTGAAGGATTTCGAGGAGGAGCCGGAGCGCTGGCTCGACGTGCGCTGGGATGTCGACGAGACGACGCCGCAGCGCTTCCCGGCGCGGATCAGGGTCGACAACGTCAACGAGCCCGGAAGCCTCGCCCAGGTCGCCACTGTGATCGCCGAGCACGACGGCAATATCGACAACATCAGCATGTCCAGGCGCTCGCCCGATTTCACAGAGCTCACCATCGATCTTGAGGTCTATGACCTGAAGCATCTCAGCGCTATTATCGCCCAGTTGCGCGCCAAGGCCGTGGTCGCCCGGGTCGACCGCGTCAATGGATAG
- the rpoZ gene encoding DNA-directed RNA polymerase subunit omega, giving the protein MARVTVEDCIDKVDNRFDLVLLAAHRARMISSGSQLTVDRDNDKNPVVSLREIADSTISPEDLREELVHSLQKFVEVDEPEPDTVPLIGSAGASVDADDTEVAVERMTEEELLKGLEGLAPPEEQPEEDE; this is encoded by the coding sequence ATGGCGCGCGTCACCGTAGAAGACTGCATTGATAAGGTCGATAATAGGTTCGATCTGGTCCTGTTGGCGGCGCATCGCGCCCGGATGATTTCGTCCGGATCACAACTTACGGTTGATCGCGACAACGACAAGAATCCGGTCGTTTCCCTGCGCGAAATCGCGGACTCGACGATTTCCCCCGAGGATTTGCGGGAAGAGCTTGTTCATTCCTTGCAGAAATTCGTCGAAGTCGATGAGCCGGAGCCCGATACCGTACCCCTGATCGGGTCGGCTGGAGCCAGCGTCGACGCCGACGACACCGAGGTCGCCGTCGAGCGGATGACCGAGGAAGAGCTGCTGAAAGGCCTCGAAGGCCTAGCGCCGCCGGAAGAGCAGCCCGAAGAGGACGAGTAA
- the lepB gene encoding signal peptidase I, whose product MSVTSGTKTESGLGETIRVVIHALLIALVIRTFLFQPFNIPSGSMKATLLVGDYLFVSKYSYGYSHYSIPLSPPLFSGRVFGSEPARGDIVVFRLPKDDSTDYIKRVIGLPGDRIQMKEGLLYINEKPVKRERLGDFIGEDPCGSDATARVKRWRETLPNGVTYESLDCVDNGFYDNTTLYTVPPGHFFMMGDNRDNSTDSRVLSAVGYVPFENIVGRAQMIFFSIAEGEHAWMFWRWPTAVRWNRIFSIVR is encoded by the coding sequence ATGAGCGTGACATCCGGGACAAAAACTGAAAGCGGCTTGGGTGAAACCATCCGCGTGGTCATCCATGCTCTTCTGATAGCGCTCGTGATCCGCACCTTCCTGTTCCAGCCCTTCAACATCCCCTCGGGATCGATGAAGGCGACGCTGCTGGTCGGCGATTACCTGTTCGTCTCGAAATATTCCTACGGCTACAGCCACTATTCGATCCCGCTGTCGCCGCCGCTGTTCTCGGGGCGCGTCTTCGGTTCCGAGCCGGCGCGCGGCGATATCGTGGTGTTCCGCCTGCCCAAAGACGATTCCACCGACTACATCAAGCGCGTGATCGGGCTGCCGGGCGACCGCATCCAGATGAAGGAAGGGCTGCTCTACATCAATGAAAAGCCGGTCAAGCGCGAACGCCTCGGCGACTTCATCGGCGAGGATCCCTGCGGGTCCGACGCCACCGCGCGGGTGAAGCGCTGGAGGGAGACGCTGCCGAACGGCGTCACCTATGAGTCGCTGGATTGCGTCGACAACGGCTTCTACGACAACACCACTCTCTACACCGTGCCGCCCGGCCACTTCTTCATGATGGGCGACAACCGCGACAATTCCACCGACAGCCGGGTGCTGTCGGCCGTCGGCTATGTGCCGTTCGAGAATATCGTCGGCCGGGCGCAGATGATCTTCTTCTCCATTGCCGAGGGCGAACATGCCTGGATGTTCTGGCGCTGGCCCACCGCGGTGCGCTGGAATCGCATATTCTCCATCGTGCGATGA
- a CDS encoding pyridoxine 5'-phosphate synthase: MPQLPPLRLGVNVDHVATLRNARGGERPDPVRAALAAIAAGADGITAHLREDRRHIRDDDMARLKAEISKPLNFEMAATVDMLKIALATRPHAVCLVPERREELTTEGGLDVVGQHNALAPFIARLNDVGIRVSLFIAADPAQIEMAARLRAPVIEIHTGAWCDAVVDGHAATAKAEWQRIVAGAALARAAGLEVHAGHGLDYETAEKIAGLPEIVELNIGYYMIGEALFVGLGETVRTMRAAMDRGRRNLESGDLARQGRA, translated from the coding sequence ATGCCCCAACTTCCCCCGCTGCGTCTCGGCGTCAATGTCGATCACGTCGCCACCCTGCGTAACGCGCGGGGCGGCGAGCGGCCCGATCCGGTGCGCGCGGCGCTGGCCGCGATCGCGGCGGGCGCCGACGGCATTACCGCGCATTTGCGCGAGGACCGCCGCCACATCCGCGACGACGACATGGCGCGGCTCAAGGCCGAAATCTCCAAACCGCTGAATTTCGAGATGGCGGCGACCGTGGACATGCTGAAGATCGCGCTGGCGACCAGGCCGCACGCGGTATGCCTGGTGCCCGAGCGCCGCGAGGAACTCACCACCGAGGGCGGCCTCGACGTGGTCGGCCAGCACAATGCGCTGGCGCCGTTCATCGCCCGGTTGAACGACGTCGGCATCCGGGTGTCGCTGTTCATCGCCGCCGATCCCGCCCAGATCGAAATGGCGGCCAGGCTGCGGGCGCCTGTGATCGAGATCCACACCGGCGCCTGGTGCGACGCCGTGGTCGACGGTCACGCGGCAACGGCGAAGGCCGAATGGCAGCGCATCGTGGCGGGGGCGGCGCTGGCGCGCGCGGCCGGTCTGGAAGTCCATGCCGGCCATGGCCTCGATTATGAGACCGCGGAGAAGATCGCCGGCCTGCCCGAAATCGTGGAGCTGAATATCGGCTACTACATGATCGGGGAGGCGTTGTTCGTCGGGCTCGGTGAGACCGTGCGGACGATGCGGGCTGCGATGGACCGCGGCCGCAGGAATCTCGAGAGCGGCGATCTGGCGCGCCAGGGCCGGGCATGA
- a CDS encoding uracil-DNA glycosylase — MTKISTIKNEPARGVTLPALLRTEPDRNCPLCPRLKSFREEARAREPKWFNSPVPSFGDPDGRLLIVGLAPGLQGANRTGRPFTGDYAGDLLYATLLEYGFAKGVYQARPDDGLTLIDCRISNAVRCVPPQNKPLPLEINTCRQFLSATLLAMPKLRAVVALGRVAHESMLKVLELRAAAAPFAHGAIHQGRSVRLYDSYHCSRYNTNTRVLTPDMFRSVFAKVKADLG, encoded by the coding sequence ATGACGAAGATTTCGACGATTAAGAATGAGCCGGCGCGCGGCGTGACGCTGCCCGCCCTGCTGCGCACCGAACCCGACCGTAATTGCCCGCTCTGTCCGAGGCTCAAGAGCTTCCGCGAGGAGGCGCGCGCCCGCGAGCCGAAATGGTTCAATTCGCCGGTGCCCTCATTCGGCGATCCCGACGGGCGGCTGTTGATCGTAGGCCTCGCGCCAGGCCTGCAGGGCGCCAATCGCACCGGGCGTCCCTTCACCGGCGATTACGCCGGCGATCTGCTCTACGCGACGCTGCTCGAATATGGTTTTGCCAAAGGCGTCTATCAGGCCCGGCCCGACGACGGGCTGACCCTGATCGATTGCCGGATCAGCAATGCGGTGCGCTGCGTGCCGCCGCAGAACAAGCCGCTGCCGCTGGAGATCAACACCTGCCGGCAATTTCTGTCGGCGACGCTTCTGGCGATGCCGAAACTGCGCGCGGTCGTGGCGCTCGGCCGCGTCGCGCACGAATCGATGCTGAAAGTGCTGGAGCTTCGCGCCGCAGCGGCGCCGTTCGCGCACGGCGCGATCCATCAGGGGCGCAGCGTGAGGCTTTACGACAGCTATCATTGCTCGCGCTACAACACCAATACGCGGGTGCTGACGCCGGACATGTTCCGCAGCGTGTTCGCCAAGGTAAAAGCGGATCTCGGCTAG